One Haloplanus vescus DNA window includes the following coding sequences:
- a CDS encoding HAD-IIB family hydrolase yields the protein MAPPLVLDIDGTLTKPAGGLDPRAFEALPAWDAPIVLATGKAFPYPVALCHFLAIPELVVAEHGGVVYADDEVRVTVDSERPKAAARAFVERGGDLGWGGADTVNRWRETEVAINLDADERLLRDVAAEFDLDLVDTGYAYHLKTPGVEKGDGLRSVASVLGVDPAEFVAVGDSENDVSTFEAVGESFAVANADERARAAADHVTEGAHMDGTLEVLAALR from the coding sequence ATGGCGCCGCCGCTCGTACTCGATATCGACGGGACGCTCACGAAGCCAGCGGGGGGACTGGACCCGCGGGCGTTCGAGGCGCTGCCCGCGTGGGACGCCCCCATCGTCCTCGCGACGGGCAAGGCCTTCCCCTACCCCGTCGCGCTCTGTCACTTCCTCGCGATACCCGAACTCGTCGTGGCCGAACACGGCGGGGTCGTCTACGCCGACGACGAAGTCCGCGTGACCGTCGACTCCGAGCGCCCGAAGGCGGCAGCGCGCGCGTTCGTCGAGCGAGGCGGTGACCTCGGCTGGGGCGGGGCGGACACGGTCAACCGATGGCGGGAGACGGAGGTGGCTATCAACCTCGACGCCGACGAACGACTCCTGCGCGACGTGGCCGCGGAGTTCGACCTCGACCTCGTCGACACCGGCTACGCCTACCACCTCAAGACGCCGGGCGTCGAGAAAGGCGACGGCCTGCGGTCGGTGGCGTCGGTGCTGGGGGTCGACCCCGCAGAGTTCGTCGCCGTCGGCGACAGCGAAAACGACGTGTCGACGTTCGAGGCAGTGGGCGAATCGTTCGCGGTGGCGAACGCCGACGAGCGAGCGCGGGCCGCCGCCGACCACGTCACCGAGGGAGCGCACATGGACGGCACGCTCGAAGTCCTCGCAGCCCTGCGATGA
- a CDS encoding FAD-dependent oxidoreductase, whose translation MHTTVLVVGGGATGVGVARDLALRGVDTTLVERGALAAGTTGRSHGVLHSGARYAEADPDDAAACLAENRVLRDIAPDCIDETGGYFLQLDGDDPSYFERKREACDSLGMAVETLSGDALRDRVPEANPRVERALAVPDGVVSPASLVLATAAAAREAGAELYTHSPVEDVHVADGVVTGATVGGRLDARIEADVVVNATGPWAERCAALAGVDVPMAPTRGVMVAVDNPGVDAVLNRCRPPDDGDIVVPRDGTAVLGTTSVAVDDPDDFERTEHEIERTVAECAAMCPGVDAEVRDTYWGVRPLYAPDEAARDDARKISRGFALLDHAADGAAGLVTVVGGKLTTYRRMAEATADRVCERLGVDAECRTAKRALPASDDPAVADLRATLGVDAPAN comes from the coding sequence ATGCACACGACTGTCCTCGTCGTCGGCGGGGGCGCGACGGGCGTCGGCGTCGCCCGTGACCTCGCTCTGCGCGGCGTCGACACGACGCTCGTTGAGCGCGGCGCCCTCGCCGCGGGCACGACCGGTCGCTCGCACGGCGTCCTCCACAGCGGCGCTCGGTACGCCGAGGCCGACCCCGACGACGCGGCGGCCTGTCTCGCCGAAAACCGCGTCCTCCGCGACATCGCGCCCGACTGTATCGACGAGACAGGCGGGTACTTCCTCCAGCTCGACGGCGACGACCCGTCCTACTTCGAGCGAAAGCGCGAGGCGTGTGACTCGCTCGGCATGGCCGTCGAGACGCTGTCTGGCGACGCCCTGCGGGACCGCGTGCCGGAAGCGAATCCCCGTGTCGAACGTGCGCTCGCGGTGCCGGACGGCGTCGTCTCGCCCGCGAGCCTCGTCCTCGCAACCGCGGCCGCCGCTCGCGAGGCCGGCGCCGAACTTTACACCCACTCGCCCGTCGAAGACGTACACGTCGCAGATGGAGTAGTCACCGGCGCCACCGTCGGCGGGCGCTTGGACGCCCGAATCGAGGCCGACGTGGTGGTCAACGCCACCGGCCCGTGGGCCGAGCGGTGTGCGGCGCTCGCCGGCGTCGACGTGCCGATGGCGCCCACGCGCGGCGTGATGGTCGCCGTCGACAACCCCGGTGTCGACGCCGTGTTGAACCGGTGTCGCCCGCCGGACGACGGCGACATCGTCGTCCCCCGCGACGGAACGGCCGTCCTCGGGACGACGAGCGTCGCCGTCGACGACCCCGACGACTTCGAGCGGACGGAACACGAAATCGAGCGGACGGTCGCCGAATGCGCCGCGATGTGTCCGGGAGTCGACGCCGAGGTGCGGGACACGTACTGGGGCGTCCGCCCCCTCTACGCGCCGGACGAGGCGGCGCGCGACGACGCCCGCAAGATTTCGCGCGGGTTCGCCCTCCTCGACCACGCCGCCGACGGCGCCGCGGGACTGGTCACCGTCGTCGGTGGCAAACTCACCACCTACCGCCGGATGGCCGAGGCGACGGCCGACCGAGTGTGCGAGCGACTGGGCGTGGACGCCGAGTGTCGCACCGCCAAACGGGCCCTCCCCGCGAGCGACGACCCCGCCGTTGCCGACCTCCGGGCGACGCTCGGCGTCGATGCCCCGGCGAACTGA
- the aglM gene encoding UDP-glucose 6-dehydrogenase AglM: MQIGIVGSGYVGTTVAACLADFGHDVMNVDIDESIVRALNDGEAPVSEPGLDALLERYAGESLFATSDYEDLVDFAPDVVFLALPTPTNDDGSIDTSIVEAGAEALGTVLADIEGHPIVVVKSTVVPGTTQDVVGPALERESGKRVGVDFGLAVNPEFLKEGSAVEDFNDPDKLVFGTDDDRALEALEAVYAPLIEEGTPVVDTDLRAAEMIKYANNAFLAAKVSLINDIGNICKEFGIDAYEVADAIGLDDRIGEQFLRSGAGWGGSCFPKDTKAIVAAAREQGYDPQLLQAAIDVNDRQPQRMLDLLDSHVDVEGERVAVLGLAFKPGTDDVRNSRAIPIIEGLQERGAEVIAYDPNVGARDNMAERFPDVEFLASASPTLSGAAAALVVTDWPEFADLDREFDLMSGNVVVDGRRIVERRDGLVYEGLTW; the protein is encoded by the coding sequence ATGCAGATCGGTATCGTCGGTAGCGGCTACGTGGGAACGACCGTCGCGGCCTGTCTCGCTGACTTCGGCCACGACGTGATGAACGTCGACATCGACGAGTCCATCGTCAGAGCGCTGAACGACGGCGAGGCACCCGTCTCCGAACCGGGCCTCGACGCCTTGCTCGAACGGTACGCTGGCGAGTCGCTCTTCGCGACGAGCGACTACGAGGACCTCGTCGACTTCGCTCCCGACGTGGTCTTCCTCGCGCTGCCGACGCCGACGAATGACGACGGCAGCATCGACACCAGCATCGTCGAGGCCGGCGCGGAAGCCCTCGGGACCGTCCTCGCCGATATCGAGGGCCACCCGATAGTCGTCGTCAAGAGCACCGTCGTCCCCGGCACGACACAGGACGTGGTCGGCCCGGCGCTCGAACGCGAATCCGGCAAGCGGGTCGGCGTCGACTTCGGCCTCGCGGTCAACCCCGAGTTCCTGAAGGAGGGAAGCGCCGTCGAGGACTTCAACGACCCCGACAAACTCGTCTTCGGGACCGACGACGACCGGGCGCTCGAGGCCCTGGAAGCCGTCTACGCCCCCCTCATCGAGGAGGGGACACCCGTCGTCGACACCGACCTCCGCGCCGCCGAGATGATTAAATACGCCAACAACGCCTTCCTCGCCGCGAAGGTGAGTCTCATCAACGACATCGGGAACATCTGCAAGGAGTTCGGCATCGACGCCTACGAGGTGGCCGACGCCATCGGCCTCGACGACCGAATCGGCGAGCAGTTCCTCCGTAGCGGCGCTGGCTGGGGCGGCAGTTGCTTCCCGAAGGACACGAAAGCCATCGTCGCCGCCGCCCGCGAGCAGGGGTACGACCCCCAGCTCCTGCAGGCAGCCATCGACGTGAACGACCGCCAACCTCAGCGGATGCTTGACCTCCTCGACAGCCACGTCGACGTCGAGGGTGAACGCGTCGCCGTCCTCGGCCTCGCGTTCAAGCCCGGTACCGACGACGTGCGCAACTCGCGTGCCATCCCCATCATCGAGGGGTTGCAGGAACGGGGCGCCGAGGTCATCGCCTACGACCCCAACGTCGGCGCGCGCGACAACATGGCCGAACGCTTCCCGGACGTGGAGTTTCTCGCCTCCGCGTCGCCGACGCTCTCGGGGGCGGCGGCGGCGCTCGTCGTCACCGACTGGCCGGAGTTCGCTGACCTCGACCGGGAGTTCGACCTCATGTCCGGCAACGTCGTCGTCGACGGCCGCCGAATCGTCGAGCGCCGCGACGGACTGGTCTACGAAGGCCTGACGTGGTGA
- the ileS gene encoding isoleucine--tRNA ligase, with protein sequence MDDADDVSDQYTPEDVESSVNAYWDEHDAYEAAKEAHADDPPFFFVDGPPYTSGQMHLGTAWNKTLKDAIIRYKRMSGYDVTDRPGYDMHGLPIEVKVEEELGFNSKKDIEEYGMEAFIEECKSFAEENRAKMDEDFQSIGAWMDWDNPYRTISPEYMEATWWAFKQVHENGLVERGKRAINQCPRCETAIADNEVEYHEIESPSIYVKFPLQDREGSLVIWTTTPWTIPANEFVAVDADMTYQAVEATNDGESEVLYVAEPCVEDVLKKGRYDDYEVREELTGEELVGWAYDHPLAEEVPDHADGEGVGEVYSAEYVEADRTGLVHSAPGHGQEDFARGQELGLPIFSPVAGDGTFTAEAGKYEGEFVRDANDDIIADLEANGRLLVSGTHSHRYGQCWRCDTDIIYLATDQWFITVTDVKQDLLDNIDDSEWHPQWARDNRFRNFVEDAPDWNVSRQRYWGIPLPVWVPEDDPDPSAEDILVVGTREELAKRADQEVDPDDVDLHRPSVDPLTITEDGTTYERIPDVFDVWIDSSVATWGTLDYPSDDSRFDDLWPADLIVEAHDQTRGWFWSQLGMGTAALGEVPYDEVVMHGFANDSDGRKMSKSLGNIVTPEEAIDRFGRDPLRAYLMSHDQHGADLSFEWDGLGEIQSTLNIFWNVFRFPLQYMRLDDYDPAGADLSDGELTVVDEWVLSRLQSVKQEASEAWDDYAVHDALNTVLEFVTEDVSRFYVKATRERMWEDADSASKRGAYATLATVLDEVIRLLAPVMPYLAEEMYQTLDGEATTVHELAYPTVDDEWHDPDLETDVAVLRAVEEAAANARQQGGRKLRWPVPRVIVETEDDAVADAVESLSDLLAERVNARRIEVVDTFDELVEYADPEMGAIGPAFGGDAQRVMNAVEGSRRADLETEDGYAVSVDGERYELTEEMLSFRAEPPENVTGTDFDVEDGIGGTVYVDTSLTEDIESEGYARDVVRRIQEMRKRLELDVDAPIRTRIDVDDDRVAGFVDEHRDLIAEETRTEAFDAEADDLTEEWSVEDVTVTIGLERVE encoded by the coding sequence ATGGACGACGCCGACGACGTCAGCGACCAGTACACCCCCGAGGATGTCGAATCCTCGGTGAACGCGTACTGGGACGAACACGACGCCTACGAGGCGGCGAAGGAAGCCCACGCAGACGACCCGCCCTTCTTCTTCGTCGACGGCCCGCCGTACACGAGCGGCCAGATGCACCTCGGCACGGCGTGGAACAAGACGCTCAAAGACGCCATTATCCGCTATAAACGGATGTCGGGCTACGACGTGACCGACCGGCCCGGCTACGACATGCACGGCCTCCCCATCGAGGTGAAAGTCGAGGAGGAACTCGGCTTCAACTCTAAGAAGGACATCGAGGAGTACGGGATGGAGGCCTTCATCGAGGAGTGCAAGTCCTTCGCGGAGGAGAACCGCGCGAAGATGGACGAGGACTTCCAGTCCATCGGCGCGTGGATGGACTGGGACAACCCGTACCGCACCATCTCACCGGAGTACATGGAGGCGACGTGGTGGGCGTTCAAGCAGGTCCACGAGAACGGCCTCGTCGAACGCGGCAAGCGCGCCATCAACCAGTGCCCGCGGTGTGAGACGGCCATCGCCGACAACGAGGTGGAGTACCACGAAATCGAATCCCCCTCCATCTACGTGAAGTTCCCCCTGCAGGACCGCGAGGGGTCGCTCGTCATCTGGACGACGACGCCGTGGACCATCCCCGCCAACGAGTTCGTCGCCGTCGACGCCGACATGACCTATCAGGCCGTCGAAGCGACGAACGACGGCGAGAGCGAGGTGCTCTACGTCGCCGAACCCTGCGTCGAGGACGTCCTGAAGAAGGGTCGCTACGACGACTACGAGGTGCGCGAGGAACTCACCGGCGAGGAACTGGTGGGCTGGGCGTACGACCACCCCCTCGCCGAGGAAGTGCCGGACCACGCCGACGGCGAGGGCGTCGGCGAGGTGTACAGCGCCGAGTACGTCGAGGCCGACCGCACGGGCCTCGTCCACTCCGCGCCCGGACACGGGCAGGAGGACTTCGCCCGCGGTCAGGAACTTGGCCTGCCCATCTTCTCGCCCGTCGCCGGCGACGGCACGTTCACCGCCGAGGCCGGCAAGTACGAGGGCGAGTTCGTCCGCGACGCCAACGACGACATCATCGCCGACTTGGAGGCGAACGGCCGACTGCTCGTGTCGGGTACCCACTCCCACCGCTACGGGCAGTGCTGGCGGTGTGACACCGACATTATCTATCTCGCGACCGACCAGTGGTTCATCACCGTCACCGACGTCAAGCAGGACCTACTCGACAACATCGACGACAGCGAGTGGCACCCGCAGTGGGCGCGTGACAACCGGTTCCGCAACTTCGTCGAGGACGCCCCGGACTGGAACGTCTCCCGACAGCGCTACTGGGGCATCCCGCTTCCCGTCTGGGTGCCGGAGGACGACCCCGACCCGAGCGCGGAGGACATCCTCGTCGTCGGCACGCGCGAGGAACTCGCAAAGCGTGCGGACCAAGAGGTCGACCCCGACGACGTCGACCTGCACCGCCCGAGCGTCGACCCCCTCACCATCACGGAGGACGGCACCACCTACGAGCGGATTCCGGACGTCTTCGACGTGTGGATCGACTCCTCGGTGGCGACGTGGGGAACGCTCGACTACCCCAGCGACGACTCCCGGTTCGACGACCTCTGGCCCGCGGACCTCATCGTCGAGGCGCACGACCAGACCCGCGGCTGGTTCTGGTCGCAGCTTGGGATGGGCACCGCCGCCCTCGGCGAGGTTCCGTACGACGAAGTCGTGATGCACGGCTTCGCCAACGACAGCGACGGCCGGAAGATGTCCAAGTCGCTCGGCAACATCGTCACGCCCGAGGAAGCCATCGACCGCTTCGGGCGCGACCCGCTCCGAGCCTACCTGATGAGCCACGACCAACACGGCGCCGACCTCTCCTTCGAGTGGGACGGCCTCGGCGAGATTCAGTCGACGCTCAACATCTTCTGGAACGTCTTCCGCTTCCCGCTGCAGTACATGCGTCTCGACGACTACGACCCCGCCGGGGCCGACCTGTCCGACGGCGAGTTGACCGTCGTCGACGAGTGGGTGCTGTCGCGTCTCCAGTCGGTCAAACAGGAGGCGAGCGAGGCGTGGGACGACTACGCCGTCCACGACGCACTCAACACCGTCCTCGAGTTCGTCACGGAGGACGTGTCGCGGTTCTACGTGAAGGCGACCCGCGAGCGGATGTGGGAGGACGCCGACTCCGCGTCGAAACGTGGCGCCTACGCGACGCTCGCGACGGTGCTCGACGAGGTGATTCGCCTGCTCGCTCCCGTCATGCCCTACCTCGCCGAGGAGATGTACCAGACCCTCGACGGGGAGGCGACGACGGTCCACGAACTCGCCTACCCCACCGTCGACGACGAGTGGCACGACCCCGACCTCGAGACGGACGTGGCCGTGCTCCGAGCAGTCGAGGAGGCGGCCGCGAACGCCCGCCAGCAGGGCGGCCGCAAACTCCGCTGGCCCGTCCCGCGCGTCATCGTCGAAACCGAAGACGACGCCGTCGCCGACGCGGTCGAGTCCCTCTCGGACCTCCTCGCCGAGCGAGTGAACGCCCGGCGAATCGAGGTGGTCGACACCTTCGACGAACTGGTCGAGTACGCCGACCCAGAGATGGGGGCCATCGGCCCGGCCTTCGGCGGCGACGCCCAACGCGTGATGAACGCCGTTGAGGGAAGCCGTCGCGCCGACTTAGAGACTGAAGACGGCTACGCCGTCTCCGTCGACGGCGAGCGCTACGAACTCACCGAGGAGATGCTGTCGTTCCGAGCGGAACCCCCCGAGAACGTCACGGGGACGGACTTCGACGTCGAGGACGGCATCGGTGGCACTGTCTACGTCGACACGTCGCTGACGGAGGACATCGAGTCCGAGGGGTACGCCCGCGACGTGGTGCGCCGGATTCAGGAGATGCGCAAGCGCCTCGAACTCGACGTGGACGCACCCATCCGAACGCGCATCGACGTCGACGACGACCGAGTCGCCGGCTTCGTCGACGAACACCGTGACCTCATCGCGGAGGAGACGCGAACGGAGGCGTTCGACGCCGAGGCCGACGACCTGACCGAGGAGTGGTCGGTCGAGGACGTGACGGTCACCATCGGTCTGGAACGAGTAGAATAG
- a CDS encoding SDR family NAD(P)-dependent oxidoreductase — MVLDANPLDGQVALVTGASSGIGEATAKALADAGASVGLAARRESELQAVADDIESAGGEALVVPTDVTEESQVESMIDTTASELGGLDILVNNAGVMLLEAVADADTDNWRQMVEVNLLGLMSATKTALPVMKENGGGHVVNVSSIAGRMSMATGSGYNATKFGVNGFTEAFRKEVTDDGIRTTIIEPGLVDTELADHIPDEDIQAETEEWVDSIEPLTGEDIARSIRFAVSQPQHVSINEMLIRPTQQEM, encoded by the coding sequence ATGGTTCTCGACGCGAATCCACTCGACGGACAGGTTGCACTCGTGACTGGCGCGTCCTCCGGTATCGGTGAAGCGACGGCCAAAGCACTCGCCGACGCTGGCGCGAGCGTCGGCCTCGCGGCCCGACGCGAATCCGAACTGCAGGCGGTCGCCGACGACATCGAATCGGCCGGCGGCGAGGCGCTCGTGGTGCCGACAGACGTGACCGAGGAATCGCAGGTCGAATCGATGATAGACACGACCGCCTCGGAACTGGGCGGCCTCGACATCCTCGTCAACAACGCGGGCGTGATGCTCCTCGAAGCCGTCGCGGACGCCGACACCGACAACTGGCGGCAGATGGTCGAGGTCAACCTCCTCGGCCTGATGAGCGCGACGAAGACGGCGCTGCCGGTGATGAAAGAGAACGGCGGCGGCCACGTCGTGAACGTCTCCTCCATCGCGGGCCGGATGTCGATGGCGACGGGGAGCGGGTACAACGCGACCAAGTTCGGCGTCAACGGCTTCACCGAGGCGTTCCGAAAGGAAGTGACCGACGACGGGATTCGAACGACGATTATCGAGCCCGGACTGGTCGACACGGAGCTCGCGGACCACATCCCCGACGAGGACATTCAGGCCGAAACCGAGGAGTGGGTCGACTCCATCGAACCGCTGACGGGCGAGGACATCGCGCGCTCGATTCGCTTCGCCGTCAGCCAGCCCCAGCACGTCAGCATCAACGAGATGCTGATTCGACCGACCCAGCAGGAGATGTAA
- a CDS encoding PAS domain-containing protein produces the protein MSHHSDETASAGDSDTPGDAEPRVLLFMQSGRNRDLLSETLADEYRVETTTDVADLETDFDCCLVGHTEFSRVSTTIESERESAEHFLPFVLLVPSNDAHTIGTSVWEYVDDVIEIPTAKAALRSRLDNQIERRQTAAELAAQSRELERVVADLRLKERAMEEATIGIVITDPSQDDNPIVYANERFEDITGYDRTEAFGRNCRFLQGEDTDPETRRVLREHIDAAEPVSVDIVNYRKTGERIWQNIDVSPVHDEGGDVTNFVGFQTEITDRKLKERRLDVLNRVLSHNLKNKMNVIEGHVELLRDEFADGDEPESLDIVTEAAINLMGLAESVQEIERIISLDGSSPTGIDLTEDILRIVDMLGDHYPDAEITTTLPDEACLVQAPGIVAALEEAIENGIKHNDAPTPRVSVWMEKRDDGWIDIEIEDNGPGIPEHEITVLKGGETPLEHAERLGLWMIYWVITKAGGRFSISTDESSGSVVEISVPGREVGS, from the coding sequence ATGTCACATCACTCCGACGAGACGGCGAGTGCTGGCGACAGCGACACGCCGGGCGACGCGGAGCCCCGCGTCCTCCTGTTCATGCAGTCGGGGCGGAACCGCGATCTGTTGAGCGAGACGCTGGCGGACGAGTACCGCGTCGAGACGACGACGGACGTCGCCGACCTCGAGACCGACTTCGACTGCTGTCTGGTCGGCCACACCGAATTTTCGCGGGTTTCGACCACCATCGAATCGGAGCGCGAGAGCGCGGAGCATTTCCTGCCGTTCGTCCTCTTGGTCCCGTCGAACGACGCCCACACCATCGGCACGTCCGTGTGGGAGTACGTCGACGACGTCATCGAAATCCCGACGGCGAAAGCGGCGCTCAGGTCGCGACTCGACAATCAGATCGAGCGCCGACAGACGGCCGCCGAACTCGCCGCGCAGTCACGCGAACTCGAACGCGTCGTGGCGGACCTCCGCTTGAAAGAGCGAGCGATGGAGGAAGCGACGATAGGCATCGTCATCACGGACCCCAGTCAGGATGACAACCCCATCGTCTACGCGAACGAACGCTTCGAAGATATCACCGGCTACGACCGCACGGAGGCGTTCGGCCGCAACTGTCGCTTCCTGCAGGGCGAAGACACCGACCCCGAGACGCGGCGGGTCCTCAGAGAGCACATCGACGCCGCAGAGCCAGTGTCCGTCGACATCGTGAACTACCGCAAGACCGGCGAGCGAATCTGGCAGAACATCGACGTTTCTCCGGTCCACGACGAGGGCGGCGACGTGACGAATTTCGTCGGCTTCCAGACGGAGATTACCGACCGGAAACTCAAGGAACGACGACTGGACGTGTTGAATCGCGTCCTCAGTCACAACCTGAAAAACAAGATGAACGTCATCGAGGGCCATGTGGAATTACTCCGCGACGAGTTCGCCGACGGCGACGAACCGGAGTCACTCGACATCGTCACGGAGGCGGCTATCAACCTGATGGGGCTGGCGGAGTCGGTTCAGGAAATCGAGCGCATCATCTCGCTCGACGGGTCGTCGCCGACGGGCATCGACCTGACCGAGGACATCCTCCGCATCGTCGACATGCTCGGCGACCACTATCCCGACGCGGAAATCACGACGACGCTACCCGACGAGGCGTGTCTGGTGCAGGCGCCGGGCATCGTGGCCGCACTCGAAGAGGCCATCGAGAACGGCATCAAGCACAACGATGCGCCGACTCCGCGGGTGAGCGTCTGGATGGAGAAACGCGACGACGGGTGGATAGACATCGAAATCGAGGACAACGGTCCGGGCATCCCCGAACACGAAATCACGGTGCTGAAAGGCGGGGAGACGCCCCTCGAACACGCCGAACGGCTCGGCCTCTGGATGATTTACTGGGTCATCACCAAGGCGGGGGGGCGCTTCTCTATCTCGACCGACGAGTCGTCGGGGAGCGTCGTCGAAATCTCCGTCCCGGGCCGTGAAGTCGGGTCGTAA
- a CDS encoding ATPase domain-containing protein: MPASSTERLATGIDGLDDILHGGYLSGRNYMLRGPPGSGKTMLGLHFLQAGLDAGETGLFINFEEHLSDLIANVDSLGFDTDRIDFLDLSPTADVFVEGGAYDVFEASEVEQEPFREAIVEAVTDVEPDRVVVDPLTQLRYLSSDDYQFRKQVVGFMRYLRSAGATVLFTVQDAQADPTRDLEFIADGTIRLSTDGNARSVAVPKFRGSGTRSGDHAYRIDDDGVHVYPELAPGDHSRSFTPKQVSSGVDEIDSLLNGGIEQGTVTVISGPTGAGKTTLGTQFMNEGAERGERSVVYLFEEGRGTYLRRAEAIGIPVRQMLDRGTLEVREVDALERSPQEFAQMVRTDIEDNDTQIVMLDGIAGYRLTLQGDSETVLTRLHALGRYLKNVGVTTIFIDETKNITGEFNATQENISYLADNIVFLRHLELHGELQKAIGVLKKRTSDFERTLRRFEITDEGIVVGDPLRGMHGILRGTPELIDDGD, encoded by the coding sequence ATGCCCGCATCGTCGACCGAACGCCTCGCGACTGGTATTGATGGGTTAGATGACATTCTCCACGGCGGCTACCTCTCCGGCCGGAACTACATGCTCCGTGGGCCGCCGGGGTCCGGAAAGACGATGCTCGGCCTCCACTTCTTGCAGGCGGGACTCGATGCGGGCGAGACGGGTCTGTTCATCAACTTCGAGGAGCACCTGTCTGACCTGATAGCCAACGTCGACTCGCTGGGCTTCGACACCGACCGCATCGACTTCCTCGACCTGAGTCCGACGGCGGACGTCTTCGTCGAGGGTGGGGCCTACGACGTCTTCGAGGCCTCGGAGGTGGAACAGGAACCGTTCCGCGAGGCAATCGTCGAAGCGGTGACGGATGTCGAACCCGACCGGGTGGTCGTCGACCCGCTGACCCAACTCCGATACCTCTCGTCCGACGACTACCAGTTTCGCAAACAGGTGGTCGGCTTCATGCGCTATCTCCGCTCGGCGGGCGCGACCGTCCTCTTCACCGTCCAAGACGCCCAAGCGGACCCGACGCGTGACCTCGAATTCATCGCCGACGGGACGATTCGCCTGTCGACGGACGGCAACGCCCGCTCCGTCGCCGTCCCCAAGTTCCGCGGGTCGGGTACGCGAAGCGGCGACCACGCGTACCGCATCGACGACGACGGCGTCCACGTCTATCCCGAACTCGCGCCGGGCGACCACAGTCGGTCGTTTACGCCGAAGCAGGTGTCTTCCGGCGTCGACGAAATCGACTCGCTGCTCAACGGAGGCATCGAACAGGGAACCGTCACCGTCATCAGCGGTCCGACTGGCGCGGGCAAGACGACGCTCGGCACGCAGTTCATGAACGAGGGGGCCGAACGCGGCGAGCGCTCCGTCGTCTACCTGTTCGAGGAGGGTCGCGGGACGTATCTCCGCCGCGCCGAAGCCATCGGCATCCCGGTCCGACAGATGCTCGACCGCGGCACGCTGGAAGTCCGAGAGGTCGACGCCCTCGAACGCTCGCCACAGGAGTTCGCGCAGATGGTGCGGACCGACATCGAGGACAACGACACGCAAATCGTCATGCTCGACGGCATCGCGGGCTACCGACTGACGCTACAGGGCGACTCGGAGACGGTGCTCACCCGCCTCCACGCCCTCGGCCGCTATCTCAAGAACGTCGGCGTGACCACCATCTTCATCGACGAGACGAAGAACATCACCGGCGAGTTCAACGCGACTCAGGAGAACATCAGCTACCTCGCCGACAACATCGTCTTCCTGCGCCATCTCGAACTCCACGGCGAGCTACAGAAGGCAATCGGCGTCCTGAAGAAGCGAACCAGCGACTTCGAGCGTACGCTCCGACGGTTCGAAATCACCGACGAGGGCATCGTCGTCGGCGACCCCCTCAGGGGGATGCACGGCATCCTCCGCGGGACGCCGGAACTGATAGACGACGGGGACTGA
- a CDS encoding acyl-CoA thioesterase yields the protein MTDETATLAESHTEMTEMVLPNDTNTHGRALGGVVLHWMDVCGAISAMRFANEGVVTASMEHVDFKRPIDLGEVVVVEAYVYDVGRTSLDIAVEVRAENPRTDTEHTATTSFFTFVAVDDEGTPTPVPDLECPTEGERRLREAALDDRAAQLERLVEEMESYRDR from the coding sequence ATGACAGACGAAACCGCGACCCTCGCGGAGTCACACACCGAGATGACGGAGATGGTCCTCCCCAACGACACGAACACGCACGGGCGAGCGCTCGGTGGCGTCGTCCTCCACTGGATGGATGTCTGCGGCGCGATTTCGGCGATGCGCTTCGCCAACGAGGGCGTCGTCACGGCGTCGATGGAACACGTCGACTTCAAGCGCCCCATCGACCTCGGGGAAGTCGTCGTCGTCGAAGCCTACGTCTACGACGTGGGGCGAACGAGCCTCGATATCGCCGTCGAGGTGCGCGCCGAGAACCCGCGGACCGACACCGAACACACCGCCACCACCTCGTTTTTCACCTTCGTCGCCGTCGACGACGAGGGCACGCCGACGCCGGTTCCGGACCTCGAATGCCCGACCGAGGGAGAGCGTCGCCTGCGCGAGGCGGCCCTCGACGACCGGGCCGCCCAGCTCGAACGCCTCGTGGAGGAGATGGAGTCCTACCGCGACCGCTGA